The following are encoded in a window of Nibricoccus aquaticus genomic DNA:
- a CDS encoding heavy metal translocating P-type ATPase: MSNAAEIIDVEPGLQADQRLLDRGWLKIGAGLAVAAQAMVFSLAVNLSEVDNAWAYGVVHGILIFAALGSLYFLGGDLVRSAWEAARARRISIDLLFLVTLAGALSGSLIGTFTKAGSVYYEVVAVLIVVHTAGKMLGARSRVSALRAVDRTREVFEVCAVVGADGLVVERSVRELTGGESVRVAPGAAIAVDGEIVSGRGYVQETSMTGEWQPVSRGPGERVLAGTFSVDGSFEIRADAGERRLDGILSAVERARVAPSRLQAQADRLMAWFLPLVVGVSAGTFAGWWFYAPWERALFNAMAVLLVACPCAMGLATPVAVWGGLARLAKLGLVARTGDFLEALGRVDHVCLDKTGTLSMEAREVKAWRVEPGFVAKEAWLRAAVAAVEEGLAHPVAAALRAEGSASGEAVVRVVERRIVPGAGVVARVSETEGAMMEVAVGELALLGREVGVGAGEDGKRADVLGKNVWVFVDGRIAARVELSERWREGMGEALAGLRALEVEAEVLSGDPEAERALRGLAEVTVRGGMTPQAKQTRVEELVRAGRCVAFFGDGVNDASAMSAAEVSVAMRGGSELARASAMAVFAGEDWRFLPHAIRVARATRKGIRGNLWFASVYNIIGMGLAAGGVLHPVAAALLMVGSSVWVSVRAMRSSGVE; encoded by the coding sequence ATGAGCAACGCTGCCGAAATCATCGACGTCGAGCCCGGGCTTCAGGCCGATCAGCGGCTGCTCGATCGCGGGTGGCTGAAGATCGGGGCGGGGCTGGCGGTGGCGGCGCAGGCGATGGTGTTCAGCCTGGCGGTGAATTTATCGGAAGTGGACAACGCTTGGGCTTACGGCGTGGTGCATGGGATTTTAATTTTTGCGGCGCTGGGGTCGCTGTATTTTCTTGGCGGAGACTTGGTGCGGTCGGCGTGGGAGGCGGCGCGGGCGCGGAGGATCAGCATCGATTTGTTGTTTTTGGTGACGCTGGCGGGGGCGTTGAGCGGATCGCTGATCGGGACGTTCACGAAGGCGGGATCAGTTTACTACGAAGTGGTGGCGGTGCTGATCGTGGTCCACACGGCGGGGAAGATGCTCGGGGCGCGGAGCCGGGTGTCGGCGTTGCGCGCGGTGGATCGGACGCGGGAAGTGTTTGAGGTGTGTGCGGTGGTGGGGGCGGATGGTTTGGTTGTGGAGAGGAGCGTGAGGGAATTGACGGGAGGGGAGAGCGTGCGGGTGGCGCCGGGGGCGGCGATCGCGGTGGATGGGGAGATCGTGAGCGGGCGCGGGTATGTGCAGGAAACGTCGATGACGGGCGAGTGGCAGCCGGTGTCGCGCGGGCCGGGCGAGCGGGTGCTGGCGGGGACGTTTTCGGTGGATGGGAGTTTCGAGATCCGGGCGGACGCGGGAGAACGGAGGCTGGATGGGATTTTGTCGGCGGTGGAGCGGGCGCGGGTGGCGCCGTCGCGGTTGCAGGCGCAGGCGGATAGGTTGATGGCGTGGTTTTTGCCGCTGGTGGTGGGCGTGAGTGCGGGGACGTTTGCGGGGTGGTGGTTTTATGCGCCGTGGGAGCGGGCGTTGTTTAACGCGATGGCGGTGTTGCTGGTGGCGTGTCCGTGCGCGATGGGACTGGCGACGCCGGTGGCAGTGTGGGGCGGGCTGGCGCGGCTGGCGAAGCTGGGGCTCGTCGCGCGGACGGGGGATTTTCTGGAGGCGCTCGGCCGGGTGGATCACGTGTGTCTCGACAAAACGGGTACGTTGTCGATGGAGGCGCGGGAGGTAAAGGCGTGGCGGGTGGAGCCTGGGTTTGTTGCGAAGGAAGCGTGGTTGCGCGCGGCGGTGGCGGCGGTCGAGGAAGGGCTGGCGCATCCGGTGGCGGCGGCGTTGCGGGCGGAGGGAAGTGCGAGTGGCGAGGCGGTGGTGCGCGTGGTGGAGAGGCGGATTGTGCCGGGTGCGGGTGTGGTGGCGCGTGTGAGCGAGACGGAAGGGGCGATGATGGAGGTGGCGGTGGGAGAGCTGGCGTTGCTGGGGCGCGAGGTCGGAGTGGGTGCGGGTGAGGATGGGAAACGTGCGGACGTTTTGGGGAAGAACGTGTGGGTGTTTGTCGATGGGCGGATCGCGGCGCGGGTGGAGTTGAGCGAGCGGTGGCGCGAAGGGATGGGCGAGGCGCTGGCGGGATTGCGCGCGCTGGAGGTGGAGGCGGAGGTGTTAAGCGGCGATCCGGAGGCGGAGCGGGCGTTGCGCGGGCTTGCGGAGGTCACGGTGCGCGGTGGGATGACGCCGCAGGCGAAGCAGACACGGGTGGAGGAGCTCGTGCGCGCGGGGCGGTGCGTGGCGTTTTTTGGCGATGGGGTGAACGATGCGTCGGCGATGAGCGCGGCGGAGGTGTCGGTCGCGATGCGGGGCGGTTCGGAGCTGGCGCGGGCGTCGGCGATGGCGGTTTTCGCGGGGGAGGACTGGCGGTTTTTGCCGCACGCGATTCGCGTGGCGCGGGCGACGCGGAAAGGGATTCGCGGGAATCTGTGGTTCGCGTCGGTCTATAATATCATCGGCATGGGGCTGGCGGCGGGCGGGGTGTTGCACCCTGTGGCGGCGGCGTTGCTGATGGTAGGATCGAGCGTGTGGGTGAGCGTGCGGGCGATGCGGTCGAGCGGGGTGGAGTGA
- a CDS encoding glycoside hydrolase family 43 protein codes for MKTYPCFSRLRARALALSSLLAALTVCGRAANPAIVDPLTADPAALVHNGTVYLYTGHDEAGEKHQGYVMKKWLVFSSTDMVTWKAHPSPMSLADFPWAKENAWAGHVVEKGGEFYWYAPVSRGGKAGFAIGVAVADNPLGPFKDARGSAMITNEMTTDVPIEWDDIDPAAFIDDDGQAYLFWGNQRCRYVKLKANMTEFEGEIVKVDVPHFTEAPWVHKRGEIYYLTYATGFPEKIAYATSKSITGPWEYRGLLAELAGNSNTIHQSIITYKGRDYFIYHNGGTPLGGSFRRSVCIDYLYYNPDGTMKRVVQTSEGVEPAK; via the coding sequence ATGAAAACCTACCCCTGTTTTTCGCGTCTGCGGGCGCGTGCTTTGGCTTTATCGAGTTTGCTGGCAGCGCTGACAGTGTGCGGGCGGGCGGCGAATCCGGCTATTGTCGATCCGCTGACAGCGGACCCGGCGGCGCTGGTGCATAACGGGACGGTGTATTTGTACACCGGGCACGATGAGGCGGGGGAGAAGCATCAGGGGTATGTGATGAAGAAGTGGCTGGTGTTTTCCTCGACGGACATGGTGACGTGGAAGGCGCATCCCTCGCCGATGTCGCTCGCGGATTTTCCGTGGGCGAAGGAGAACGCCTGGGCGGGGCATGTGGTGGAGAAGGGCGGAGAATTTTATTGGTACGCGCCGGTGTCGCGCGGTGGGAAGGCGGGCTTCGCGATCGGGGTGGCGGTGGCGGATAATCCGCTGGGGCCGTTCAAGGATGCGCGGGGGTCGGCGATGATCACGAATGAGATGACGACGGATGTGCCGATCGAATGGGACGATATCGATCCGGCGGCGTTCATCGACGATGACGGGCAGGCGTATCTATTTTGGGGGAATCAGCGGTGCCGGTACGTGAAGTTGAAGGCGAACATGACGGAGTTTGAGGGCGAGATCGTGAAGGTGGATGTGCCGCATTTCACGGAGGCGCCGTGGGTGCATAAGCGCGGGGAGATTTATTACCTGACGTATGCGACGGGGTTCCCGGAGAAGATCGCGTATGCGACGAGCAAGAGCATCACGGGGCCGTGGGAGTATCGCGGGTTGCTCGCGGAGCTGGCGGGCAACAGCAACACGATCCACCAGTCGATCATCACGTATAAAGGGCGCGACTACTTCATCTATCACAACGGAGGGACGCCGCTGGGCGGGAGTTTCCGGAGGTCGGTGTGCATCGACTATCTTTACTACAATCCGGACGGCACGATGAAGCGGGTGGTGCAGACTTCGGAGGGCGTGGAGCCGGCGAAGTGA
- the ligA gene encoding NAD-dependent DNA ligase LigA, which translates to MAKFLGGSRAGRVASLAVWFLIAWLRGAAVEGVADNAVERMNALRGEIARHDELYFKKAAPEISDEAYDRLKRELVELERRAGVKAGSDEAGGAIKTAAVGDDRSGRFPTWRHGERMMSLEKVYSEAELRVFLKRVEAEARGGTAMNDGAKAGEVGWVVEPKYDGLAVSATYERGRLVRLVTRGDGSEGDNVTANARGIAGLAERLAGAEWPDRIEVRGEVLVTFAEFARVNAERAALGEAEFANPRALAAGSLKLDDAAEAARRGLSVVFYGFGEVRPVSARAVTQGDFYARVRAWGLPGIAEVRRAKTVDDVCAAVRAFERRRSELAFPTDGVVIKLDEVAQQERIGATGHAPRWAVAYKFTTERACTWVKAITVQVGRSGVLTPVAELEPVRLGGARVARATLHNAEEIARMDVRVGDMVFVEKAGEIIPAVVGVDKAGRGAERVGGRVAVAFLFPEDCPVCGAGVVTRTEDGAMRYCPNRDCEAQVVARLKHFAGTQGVAIRGLGEETIAAAVRSGCVRTLGDFYRMTREEWRAVPGVGEKTAGKLFAAVEASRRAELWRVISGLGVPGVGAATARVLGREFGTLEELAAAGVERLARVNGVSARQAEALVAFFAEKETRALMEAMRASASGRTQ; encoded by the coding sequence ATGGCGAAATTCCTTGGCGGGAGTCGGGCCGGGCGCGTGGCGTCTCTGGCGGTGTGGTTTTTGATCGCGTGGTTGCGTGGCGCAGCGGTGGAGGGCGTTGCGGACAACGCGGTGGAGCGTATGAACGCGTTGCGCGGGGAGATCGCGCGGCACGACGAGCTGTATTTCAAGAAGGCGGCGCCGGAGATCAGCGACGAGGCCTATGACCGGTTGAAGCGGGAGCTGGTGGAACTGGAGCGACGTGCGGGGGTGAAGGCGGGAAGCGATGAGGCGGGCGGTGCGATAAAAACGGCGGCTGTGGGCGATGATCGGAGCGGGCGGTTTCCGACGTGGCGGCATGGAGAGCGGATGATGAGTCTGGAGAAGGTTTACTCGGAGGCGGAGCTGCGGGTGTTTTTGAAGCGGGTGGAGGCGGAGGCGCGTGGAGGGACGGCGATGAATGATGGGGCGAAAGCGGGCGAGGTGGGCTGGGTGGTGGAGCCGAAGTATGACGGGCTGGCGGTGAGCGCGACGTACGAGCGCGGGCGGCTGGTGCGGTTGGTGACGCGCGGCGATGGTAGCGAAGGCGATAACGTGACGGCGAATGCGCGGGGAATCGCGGGGCTGGCGGAACGGCTGGCGGGCGCGGAGTGGCCGGATAGGATCGAGGTGCGTGGCGAAGTGTTGGTGACGTTTGCGGAGTTTGCCCGGGTGAATGCGGAACGGGCGGCGTTGGGCGAGGCGGAGTTTGCAAATCCGCGGGCGCTGGCGGCGGGGAGTTTGAAGTTGGACGATGCGGCGGAGGCGGCGCGGCGGGGGTTGAGCGTGGTGTTTTATGGGTTCGGGGAAGTGAGGCCGGTGAGCGCGCGGGCGGTGACGCAGGGTGATTTTTATGCGAGGGTGCGCGCGTGGGGATTGCCGGGAATCGCGGAGGTGAGGCGGGCGAAGACGGTGGATGACGTGTGCGCGGCGGTTAGGGCGTTTGAGCGGAGGCGGAGTGAGCTGGCGTTTCCGACGGACGGGGTGGTGATCAAATTAGATGAGGTTGCGCAGCAGGAGAGGATCGGGGCGACGGGCCATGCGCCGCGGTGGGCGGTGGCGTATAAGTTCACGACGGAGCGGGCTTGCACTTGGGTGAAAGCGATCACGGTGCAAGTAGGACGAAGCGGTGTGCTGACGCCGGTGGCGGAGCTGGAGCCGGTGCGGCTCGGAGGGGCGCGAGTGGCGCGGGCGACGTTGCACAATGCGGAGGAGATCGCGCGGATGGATGTGCGGGTGGGAGATATGGTTTTTGTGGAGAAGGCGGGGGAGATTATTCCGGCGGTGGTGGGCGTGGATAAGGCGGGGCGTGGGGCGGAACGGGTGGGCGGACGTGTGGCGGTGGCGTTTTTGTTTCCTGAGGATTGTCCGGTGTGCGGGGCGGGTGTGGTGACGCGGACGGAGGATGGGGCGATGCGGTATTGTCCGAACCGGGATTGCGAGGCGCAGGTGGTCGCGCGGTTGAAGCATTTCGCGGGCACGCAAGGTGTGGCGATTCGCGGGCTCGGGGAGGAGACGATCGCGGCGGCGGTGCGCAGCGGGTGCGTGCGGACCCTCGGGGATTTTTATCGGATGACGCGCGAGGAGTGGCGGGCGGTGCCGGGTGTCGGCGAGAAGACGGCGGGGAAACTTTTTGCGGCGGTGGAGGCGAGCAGACGGGCGGAGTTGTGGCGGGTGATCAGCGGGTTGGGTGTGCCGGGGGTGGGGGCGGCGACGGCGCGGGTGTTGGGGAGGGAGTTCGGTACGTTGGAGGAACTGGCGGCGGCGGGTGTGGAGCGGCTGGCGCGAGTGAATGGGGTGAGTGCGCGGCAGGCGGAGGCGTTGGTGGCGTTTTTCGCGGAGAAGGAAACGCGGGCGTTGATGGAGGCGATGCGTGCGTCCGCGAGCGGACGCACGCAGTGA
- a CDS encoding tetratricopeptide repeat protein, whose product MLRYFPGRSGRFPSTWLASLAVIIAFTGLPLAAQPIWLRLQCADFSIYTDGSQRDLESVAVTYAAFRQLSRDLLLRPETKVPPSTIILFRRLDSLKKHSAPIQNSDLTIAAFSTEVDSRILTALCVAGDRKNAQATLFEFETIWTLGRSGYLLPTWIAQGAGQVLSSLEIDKSNAILGRDSGRFDHRLSIPWKRFLEINEASPEYKGDDDPGAFHGQAWSLMHWVLLNQDNTQERFQRVSKEHSLLQHGKEVASVLDVPLATLNREVNKHFRGRLKTRAFPFDEKALRAGWTISPAPLAEVMINCADLLASAQKPAEARAELAQAVALAPEEPEVHEAIARLALRENDQETAIAHYRRAIELGSKNPMSRLRSATARLDESSTNGTDLPGNAGNNAAEAIAEIREVIALEPQNLHAYRLLGRALFLAPKLAEKDLDELTPGLVPGDAGSHVRYYRALLYARLNIFDRATDDLNTIVADPSVSANERRAAKSLLARLPKPSAQR is encoded by the coding sequence ATGCTTCGTTACTTCCCGGGCAGGAGCGGACGTTTCCCGTCAACATGGCTCGCCAGCCTCGCCGTCATCATCGCCTTCACCGGCCTTCCCCTCGCCGCCCAACCCATCTGGCTGCGGCTTCAATGCGCGGATTTCTCGATCTACACCGACGGCTCTCAACGCGACTTGGAAAGCGTCGCCGTGACCTACGCCGCCTTCCGCCAGCTCAGCCGCGACTTGCTCCTTCGCCCCGAGACCAAGGTGCCGCCCTCGACCATCATTTTATTCCGCCGCCTCGATTCCCTGAAAAAACACTCCGCGCCTATCCAAAATTCCGACCTCACCATCGCCGCGTTTTCCACCGAGGTCGACTCTCGCATCCTCACCGCACTCTGCGTCGCCGGCGATCGCAAAAATGCCCAGGCCACCCTCTTTGAATTCGAAACCATCTGGACCCTCGGCCGCTCCGGTTACCTGCTTCCGACCTGGATCGCGCAAGGAGCCGGTCAGGTCCTCTCATCACTGGAGATCGATAAATCCAACGCCATTCTCGGACGCGACTCGGGCCGCTTCGACCATCGCCTGTCCATTCCCTGGAAACGATTCCTCGAAATCAACGAAGCTTCCCCCGAGTACAAGGGCGACGACGACCCCGGCGCATTCCACGGACAAGCCTGGTCACTGATGCACTGGGTTCTGCTCAATCAGGACAACACTCAGGAGCGTTTCCAACGCGTATCCAAAGAACACAGTCTGCTTCAACACGGCAAAGAGGTCGCCTCCGTGCTCGATGTCCCGCTCGCGACCCTGAATCGCGAGGTCAACAAGCACTTCCGCGGCCGCCTGAAAACCCGCGCGTTCCCGTTCGATGAGAAAGCCCTGCGCGCCGGCTGGACCATTTCCCCCGCTCCTCTCGCTGAAGTGATGATCAATTGCGCCGACCTCCTCGCCTCCGCTCAAAAACCAGCCGAGGCCCGCGCCGAACTCGCTCAAGCCGTCGCCCTCGCGCCCGAAGAACCCGAAGTCCACGAAGCCATCGCCCGCCTCGCCCTCCGCGAAAACGATCAAGAAACGGCCATCGCCCACTATCGCCGCGCCATCGAGCTGGGCTCCAAGAACCCCATGTCACGCCTCCGCTCGGCGACCGCACGTCTCGACGAAAGCAGCACCAATGGCACCGACTTGCCGGGAAACGCGGGCAACAATGCCGCTGAAGCCATCGCCGAAATTCGCGAGGTGATCGCTCTTGAACCGCAAAACCTCCACGCCTACCGCCTCCTCGGCCGCGCGCTTTTTCTCGCCCCCAAGCTCGCCGAAAAGGACCTCGACGAACTCACACCCGGCCTCGTTCCCGGCGATGCCGGCTCCCATGTGCGCTACTACCGGGCCCTCCTGTACGCGCGCCTAAATATTTTCGACCGCGCGACCGACGATCTGAACACCATCGTAGCAGACCCCAGTGTATCCGCCAACGAACGTCGCGCAGCCAAATCGCTCCTGGCCCGTCTCCCTAAGCCGTCTGCCCAACGGTGA
- a CDS encoding carbohydrate ABC transporter permease gives MKRGLTWRVAAMWVGSVAVAVVFLAPLLWAVAGSFREEAAIFRLDASSLWDVDTWTLSNYADGWRRAALGPALLVSVAQVALIVGGGLIVNALAAYAFARMTFRGRDGLFAAVVMLIILPVEVIAVPMFFTARDLGLTGEFGAAMAGLTLPFMAKAFNIYFLRQHFLALPVQLEEAAAMDGAGVWTQFWRVALPSVKPALATVVVLDVLTHWGDFLWPLMIGTRESTRTVQIGLANLFTQPPVQWGDILACAVMATLPVLLMFRWLQRYIVATQVQTGIK, from the coding sequence ATGAAGCGCGGACTGACCTGGCGTGTGGCGGCGATGTGGGTGGGGAGCGTCGCGGTGGCGGTGGTGTTCCTCGCGCCGCTGTTGTGGGCGGTGGCGGGATCGTTTCGGGAGGAGGCGGCGATCTTCCGGCTGGATGCATCGAGTCTCTGGGACGTGGATACGTGGACGTTGAGCAACTATGCGGATGGGTGGCGGCGGGCGGCGCTGGGGCCGGCGCTGCTGGTGTCGGTCGCGCAGGTGGCGTTGATCGTGGGCGGCGGGTTGATCGTGAACGCGCTGGCGGCGTACGCGTTTGCGCGGATGACGTTTCGCGGGCGGGACGGTTTGTTCGCGGCGGTGGTGATGTTGATCATCCTGCCGGTGGAGGTGATCGCGGTGCCGATGTTTTTCACGGCGCGGGATCTGGGGCTGACGGGGGAGTTTGGCGCGGCGATGGCGGGGCTGACGCTGCCGTTTATGGCGAAGGCGTTTAACATCTATTTCCTAAGGCAGCATTTTCTGGCGCTGCCGGTGCAACTGGAGGAGGCGGCGGCGATGGATGGGGCGGGGGTGTGGACGCAGTTCTGGCGGGTGGCGCTGCCGTCGGTGAAGCCGGCGCTGGCGACGGTGGTGGTGCTCGATGTGCTGACGCACTGGGGCGATTTTTTGTGGCCGCTGATGATCGGGACGCGCGAGAGCACACGCACGGTGCAGATCGGCCTGGCGAATCTGTTCACGCAGCCGCCGGTGCAGTGGGGGGACATCCTGGCGTGCGCGGTGATGGCGACGCTGCCGGTGCTGCTGATGTTCCGCTGGCTGCAACGCTACATCGTGGCGACGCAGGTGCAGACGGGGATCAAGTGA
- a CDS encoding carbohydrate ABC transporter permease, which produces MTAWQRDFAKRAPWFLLPALGLLAVFVIWPLGRALWWSVSDADLLAPERARWMGLGNYSDLLTDPRFRRAFFNTALFAVLIVPLQTAAALGLALWVNRPERAWRWLRVVFFLPVVVSLPVLAVVWSLLYQPEQAGETGLVNAALGIFGIEGQAWLRDPQLALPALAAMSIWQGVGLQMMVFLAGLQGVPREQLEAAQIDGAGAWRRLVHVVLPSLRNTLVFVVTVTTILAFRLFVQPYLMTRGGPEDRTLSLVQYIYEATFLNLELGRACAAAVLFLTWVGLLTWMQRMFFGEEKS; this is translated from the coding sequence ATGACGGCGTGGCAGAGAGATTTCGCGAAGCGGGCGCCGTGGTTTTTGCTGCCGGCGCTAGGGTTGCTGGCGGTTTTTGTGATCTGGCCGCTGGGGCGGGCGCTGTGGTGGAGCGTGAGCGATGCGGATCTGCTGGCGCCGGAGCGGGCGCGTTGGATGGGGTTGGGGAATTATTCTGATCTGCTGACAGATCCGCGGTTTCGTCGGGCGTTTTTCAATACGGCGTTGTTCGCGGTGTTGATCGTGCCATTGCAGACGGCGGCGGCGCTGGGGCTGGCGTTGTGGGTGAACCGGCCGGAGCGGGCGTGGCGGTGGCTGCGGGTGGTTTTTTTTCTGCCGGTGGTGGTGTCGCTGCCGGTGCTGGCGGTGGTGTGGTCGCTGTTGTACCAGCCGGAGCAGGCGGGGGAGACGGGGCTGGTGAATGCGGCGCTGGGGATTTTCGGAATCGAGGGGCAGGCGTGGCTGCGCGATCCGCAACTGGCGTTGCCGGCGCTGGCGGCGATGTCGATCTGGCAGGGTGTGGGGTTGCAGATGATGGTGTTTCTGGCGGGCTTGCAGGGTGTGCCGCGCGAGCAGCTGGAGGCGGCGCAGATCGACGGGGCGGGGGCGTGGCGGCGGCTGGTGCATGTGGTGCTGCCGTCGCTGCGGAACACCCTGGTGTTTGTGGTGACGGTGACGACGATCCTGGCGTTCCGGTTGTTTGTGCAGCCGTATTTGATGACGCGCGGCGGACCGGAGGACCGGACGTTGTCGCTGGTGCAGTACATTTATGAGGCGACGTTTTTGAATCTGGAGCTGGGAAGGGCGTGCGCGGCGGCGGTGTTGTTTCTGACGTGGGTGGGATTGCTGACGTGGATGCAGCGGATGTTTTTCGGGGAGGAAAAATCATGA
- a CDS encoding ABC transporter substrate-binding protein: MVVSDGRAAETIRVWSHQGQEAESRALRKIAAVFNEVNRGRGWSVELTFFPDFQYTEKLAVAAAAGDLPDAFDLDGPLVARFVEAGLLADVSEVYPREELADFLPTIIEQGTIGGRLYALGSFDSALLLYYDREMLARADVSAPAEGKGWSWAEFVDACEKLKAAGMEPVGLHMNESADEWFTYAFSPVVWSGGGELIDVEARRVRGVLASEENVRSVRAWQGLFARGFAATDPVEPDPFGQGKTAMDWSGHWMARSHLKAKGERLGAMPLPMLAEPSAPCGSWCWAISARTEKRAVAEAWLRWVTGVKTGVVPTVRANGAVPSRRSAFAHFPEYSEIPYRIFREQLETSARARPRTAFYATLTQRFAAALRDISRGADVEARLRKAEDEVQRVIDRKTRSVAEVAR, from the coding sequence GTGGTCGTTTCGGACGGGCGCGCGGCGGAGACGATTCGTGTATGGAGTCATCAAGGACAGGAGGCGGAGAGCCGGGCGCTGCGGAAAATCGCGGCGGTGTTTAATGAGGTGAATCGCGGGCGGGGATGGAGCGTGGAGCTGACGTTTTTCCCGGATTTTCAGTACACGGAGAAACTGGCGGTCGCGGCGGCGGCGGGGGATCTGCCGGATGCGTTCGATCTGGATGGGCCGCTCGTCGCGCGGTTCGTGGAGGCGGGATTGCTGGCGGATGTGAGCGAGGTTTATCCGCGCGAAGAGCTGGCGGATTTTTTGCCGACGATCATCGAGCAGGGGACGATCGGCGGGAGGCTGTATGCGCTGGGGAGTTTCGATTCGGCGCTGTTGTTGTACTATGACCGCGAGATGCTGGCGCGGGCGGATGTGTCGGCTCCAGCGGAGGGGAAAGGCTGGAGCTGGGCGGAGTTTGTGGACGCGTGCGAGAAGCTGAAGGCGGCTGGGATGGAGCCGGTGGGGTTGCACATGAACGAGAGCGCGGACGAGTGGTTCACGTATGCGTTTTCGCCGGTGGTGTGGTCGGGTGGCGGGGAGCTGATCGACGTGGAGGCGAGACGGGTGCGCGGCGTGCTCGCGAGCGAGGAGAACGTGCGCAGCGTGCGGGCGTGGCAGGGATTATTTGCGCGGGGATTTGCGGCGACCGATCCGGTGGAGCCGGATCCGTTTGGGCAGGGGAAGACGGCGATGGACTGGAGCGGGCACTGGATGGCGCGGTCGCATTTGAAGGCGAAAGGCGAACGGCTGGGCGCGATGCCGCTGCCGATGTTGGCGGAGCCGTCGGCACCGTGCGGGAGCTGGTGTTGGGCGATTTCGGCGCGGACGGAGAAGCGCGCGGTCGCGGAGGCGTGGCTGAGGTGGGTGACGGGCGTGAAGACGGGCGTGGTGCCGACGGTGCGGGCGAATGGCGCGGTGCCGTCGAGGCGGTCGGCGTTTGCCCATTTCCCGGAGTATTCGGAAATCCCTTATCGGATCTTTCGCGAGCAGCTGGAGACGTCGGCGCGGGCGAGGCCGCGCACTGCGTTTTATGCGACGCTGACGCAGCGGTTCGCGGCGGCTCTACGGGACATTTCGCGTGGGGCGGATGTCGAAGCGCGGCTGCGCAAGGCGGAGGATGAGGTGCAGCGCGTGATCGATCGGAAGACACGGTCAGTGGCGGAGGTGGCGCGATGA
- a CDS encoding TlpA family protein disulfide reductase — protein MKSVRALVASLLLSSAFVSVASAADARTKPDKPEKISHGAEVAITDYLVAGKTVIFDFTSEYCPPCRAIAPKLDALHAAREDVVVVKVDINRPEHKGIDWKSPVAQQYKMQSIPYFKVYGPDGKLMADGKEASALVSGMLE, from the coding sequence ATGAAATCAGTACGCGCGTTAGTTGCCTCGTTGTTGTTGTCTTCCGCTTTCGTGTCGGTTGCGTCTGCCGCCGATGCGCGGACCAAGCCGGATAAGCCGGAGAAAATTTCCCACGGTGCAGAGGTGGCGATCACGGATTATCTGGTGGCGGGTAAGACGGTGATTTTCGATTTCACGAGCGAGTATTGTCCGCCGTGCCGGGCGATCGCGCCGAAGCTGGATGCGCTGCATGCGGCGCGTGAAGACGTGGTGGTGGTGAAGGTGGACATCAACCGGCCGGAGCACAAAGGCATCGATTGGAAGTCGCCGGTGGCGCAGCAGTACAAGATGCAGTCGATCCCGTATTTCAAAGTGTACGGGCCGGACGGGAAGCTGATGGCGGACGGCAAGGAAGCGTCGGCGCTAGTGAGCGGGATGCTCGAGTAA